A single Acetomicrobium thermoterrenum DSM 13490 DNA region contains:
- the fsa gene encoding fructose-6-phosphate aldolase: MKLFLDTANINEIEKGLEWGVIRGVTTNPSLVAKEGSISFRQHVKKIAEIVKGPVSAEVISMDTEEMIAEARSLSSLDPNIVVKIPMIQNGIAATKKLSSEGIPVNVTLVFSPQQALLAALAGAAYVSPFVGRLDDIGEDGIGLVRDIAQIFSIHNIKTEIIAASIRHSRHVFDAVVAGAHVVTLPFNVLEQMFNHPLTDKGLKKFLADWEVYVKHHGN, from the coding sequence GTGAAATTATTTCTTGACACTGCAAATATCAACGAGATTGAAAAAGGTCTTGAATGGGGGGTCATCAGAGGCGTTACCACAAACCCCTCTTTAGTTGCGAAAGAGGGATCAATTTCTTTTCGTCAACATGTGAAGAAGATAGCGGAGATTGTTAAAGGTCCCGTTAGTGCCGAGGTAATATCTATGGATACCGAAGAAATGATTGCAGAGGCAAGATCGTTGAGTTCTTTGGATCCAAATATCGTGGTTAAGATCCCTATGATACAAAACGGGATAGCAGCTACTAAAAAGCTATCTTCAGAGGGAATTCCAGTAAACGTCACGTTGGTTTTTTCGCCTCAACAGGCTTTGCTTGCAGCCTTGGCGGGAGCTGCCTATGTCAGCCCCTTTGTCGGTCGGCTTGATGATATTGGTGAGGATGGAATCGGGTTGGTTCGAGATATAGCGCAGATATTTTCGATCCATAACATAAAAACTGAGATTATTGCAGCGAGCATCAGACATTCGAGACATGTTTTTGATGCTGTCGTTGCGGGAGCGCATGTTGTTACGCTCCCCTTTAACGTTTTGGAGCAAATGTTTAATCATCCTTTGACGGATAAGGGTTTAAAAAAGTTTTTAGCTGATTGGGAGGTATACGTTAAGCATCATGGGAACTAA
- a CDS encoding energy-coupling factor ABC transporter ATP-binding protein, which produces MKPLLVVKDLIFAYPGKPPIFNGLNFEIYAKEKVCIIGKNGAGKTTFFYAIMGLLGQLQGEIIFEGKSIRTKEDLRYLRQKVGFLFQDPEDQLFCPTLLDDVLFGPLNMGLSREEATDRAWSVLKELKIEDLAHNPPYTLSGGQKRLGALAAILAMDPQLLLLDEPSSGLDEEAANNLSGILTHLDKTIIMASHDTDFAEEVTGPWYELSSGNLRLLHGKTRVGI; this is translated from the coding sequence ATGAAGCCGTTGTTAGTTGTAAAAGATCTTATCTTTGCTTATCCGGGCAAACCTCCGATTTTTAATGGACTTAACTTCGAAATTTATGCAAAGGAAAAAGTGTGTATTATTGGCAAAAATGGGGCCGGCAAGACGACATTTTTTTATGCGATCATGGGTTTGCTCGGACAACTCCAGGGAGAAATTATTTTTGAAGGCAAAAGCATTCGGACTAAGGAAGATCTGCGATATTTACGCCAAAAAGTCGGTTTTCTCTTTCAGGATCCCGAGGACCAACTTTTTTGTCCCACTTTGCTCGATGATGTGCTTTTTGGCCCATTGAATATGGGGCTTAGCAGGGAAGAGGCTACGGATAGGGCATGGAGCGTTTTGAAGGAACTTAAAATAGAGGATCTGGCCCATAATCCCCCCTACACGCTTTCGGGAGGGCAAAAAAGGCTAGGTGCTCTGGCGGCGATTCTTGCTATGGATCCGCAACTTCTTTTACTCGATGAACCTTCAAGCGGTCTCGACGAAGAGGCTGCTAACAATCTGTCGGGAATTTTAACTCATCTTGATAAAACCATTATTATGGCTTCCCACGATACGGATTTTGCGGAGGAAGTTACAGGCCCCTGGTATGAGTTGTCATCGGGAAATTTAAGACTATTACACGGAAAGACCCGTGTAGGTATCTGA
- the cbiQ gene encoding cobalt ECF transporter T component CbiQ produces the protein MINVSYINYHSKPKGSFLERIPPYVKLLLTFSVALCVALLNSLMAQIFLLMYSIVLVGLSGVPVKRLLKRLMAVDGFVLMLWLTLPFSSEEGVATATLITIRIHAAVLAFMALLQTTSMPEILQALCQLRFPSKLVALLHFTYRYIHVLAEESSRIHRSMALRGFEPSLNLRTFRAYGYLIGMLLFRSFVRSQRVYSAMLLRGFNGTYTFLTFKSRLSRPDFLKLAVLYAILVGCLMV, from the coding sequence ATGATAAACGTTAGTTACATCAATTATCATAGTAAGCCAAAGGGGAGTTTTTTAGAGCGTATTCCGCCTTATGTAAAGTTGCTTTTAACTTTTTCCGTAGCCTTGTGTGTGGCTCTTTTAAATTCCCTTATGGCTCAGATTTTTTTGTTGATGTATTCTATTGTCTTAGTCGGGCTTTCGGGAGTACCGGTTAAAAGGCTTTTAAAACGTTTGATGGCTGTAGATGGGTTCGTTTTAATGCTATGGTTGACTCTTCCTTTTTCTTCAGAAGAAGGAGTCGCAACAGCCACGCTCATAACAATTCGCATCCATGCAGCTGTATTGGCATTTATGGCACTTCTCCAGACGACTTCCATGCCTGAGATATTGCAGGCTTTATGTCAACTGCGTTTTCCGTCAAAATTGGTAGCTTTGCTTCATTTTACCTACAGATATATTCATGTATTGGCTGAGGAGTCTTCAAGGATACACCGCAGCATGGCATTGAGGGGTTTTGAGCCTTCTTTGAATTTGCGAACCTTTAGAGCCTACGGATATTTAATTGGCATGTTACTATTTCGAAGTTTTGTTAGATCGCAAAGAGTTTATAGTGCTATGCTGCTTAGGGGTTTTAATGGAACCTATACCTTTCTGACCTTTAAATCCAGGCTTTCACGACCCGACTTTTTAAAGCTAGCTGTCCTTTACGCCATTCTTGTGGGGTGTTTGATGGTATGA
- the cbiM gene encoding cobalt transporter CbiM: MHISEGVLSLYPLTIGAVGAVVGIAAGLKKMEIDEVPRVGIVSAALFVSSLIHINIGPASVHLLLNGIGGLLLGMKLFPAYLVALFLQVLLFQFGGLAVLGVNICTMAISGLVGGRLGRCVIISGKPSWLGGAVAGGIGVVLATLFTALALAFSGEVFLITAKLVLIAHIPVVILESLIGAFIASFIYKMMPSLLGVDEK; this comes from the coding sequence ATGCATATCTCAGAGGGTGTACTGTCCTTATACCCTTTGACAATCGGAGCAGTTGGGGCAGTTGTCGGCATAGCGGCTGGACTGAAGAAAATGGAAATAGATGAAGTTCCTCGAGTGGGGATTGTATCTGCAGCTTTGTTCGTTTCGTCTTTAATTCATATTAATATCGGGCCAGCCAGCGTGCATCTCCTGCTTAACGGCATAGGTGGCCTTTTGTTGGGAATGAAGTTGTTTCCCGCATATCTTGTTGCGCTTTTTTTGCAGGTATTGTTGTTTCAATTCGGCGGTTTGGCGGTTCTCGGGGTTAACATCTGCACAATGGCTATTTCCGGACTTGTAGGCGGTCGTTTGGGGAGATGCGTTATAATCTCAGGAAAACCGTCCTGGCTTGGCGGGGCCGTGGCTGGAGGGATAGGGGTTGTTTTAGCCACTCTTTTTACTGCGCTTGCCTTGGCTTTTAGCGGAGAGGTTTTTTTGATAACGGCTAAATTGGTGTTGATTGCCCATATTCCTGTTGTGATTCTTGAATCCTTGATAGGTGCTTTTATCGCGTCATTTATCTACAAAATGATGCCTTCATTGTTAGGGGTGGACGAAAAATGA
- a CDS encoding DUF4198 domain-containing protein, producing MNKVLSRIFFAVFVAFCVCLSTSPSWAHFQVILPDKNIISQNENSELNLRLLFTHPFEQEMMDMEKPEKFGVFVRSENIDLMKHLKVRKNDSGLRYWETVFDVKRPGDHIFYVEPSPYWEEAENKYIIHYAKTVVNAFGMEESWQKPLGLRAEIVPLTRPYGLWPGNVFQGKVIMEGKPLAGAVVEVEYYNEGKKVKAPSDVYVTQVVRTDDQGVFTYAMPWDGWWGFAALVDAPEKMKSPGGKDADIELGAVIWIKAERGN from the coding sequence ATGAACAAAGTTTTAAGCAGAATATTCTTTGCGGTATTTGTAGCTTTTTGTGTCTGTCTCTCGACTTCTCCTTCGTGGGCTCATTTCCAGGTAATTTTGCCCGATAAAAACATAATTTCTCAAAACGAAAATTCTGAGTTAAACCTAAGGCTTCTTTTTACTCATCCCTTTGAACAGGAAATGATGGATATGGAAAAGCCAGAAAAGTTTGGTGTCTTTGTTCGTTCTGAGAATATTGATCTTATGAAACATTTAAAGGTTCGCAAAAACGATTCGGGTTTAAGATACTGGGAAACTGTCTTCGATGTAAAGCGGCCGGGAGACCACATTTTTTATGTAGAGCCCTCACCTTATTGGGAAGAGGCTGAAAACAAATATATCATCCACTATGCGAAAACCGTCGTCAATGCTTTCGGCATGGAAGAAAGTTGGCAGAAACCCCTCGGGCTCAGGGCTGAGATAGTGCCGTTGACGAGGCCTTACGGATTGTGGCCCGGCAATGTTTTTCAAGGTAAGGTTATTATGGAGGGGAAGCCCTTGGCAGGTGCCGTAGTAGAAGTGGAGTATTACAATGAAGGAAAAAAAGTTAAGGCTCCCTCAGATGTTTATGTTACACAGGTAGTGCGGACCGATGATCAGGGTGTATTTACCTATGCCATGCCCTGGGATGGTTGGTGGGGTTTTGCTGCACTGGTTGATGCTCCCGAAAAAATGAAGTCTCCTGGCGGAAAAGATGCTGATATAGAGCTTGGGGCAGTTATTTGGATAAAGGCGGAGAGGGGGAACTAA
- a CDS encoding flavodoxin family protein: MKKIVILLGSPRKNGNSERLAKSFATGAESQGAQARFFRLHNMNIQGCSDCRQCWSKGKHCIVADDMSQLYESIDNADVVVFATPLYWYSWSAQIKAVWDRMLPYMSDKAKTTVKGKQSVLLVTAGDEREDVFAAVLESFDRSASLLGLKLAGKICAHNVYDIGDIEEGNWLDQAKDLGASVGKAS; this comes from the coding sequence ATGAAAAAGATTGTTATTTTGCTCGGGAGTCCCAGAAAAAACGGAAACAGCGAGAGGTTGGCCAAATCCTTTGCCACAGGCGCTGAATCTCAAGGTGCCCAGGCCAGATTTTTTAGACTCCACAATATGAATATACAAGGTTGTTCTGATTGCAGGCAATGCTGGTCCAAGGGCAAACATTGTATAGTAGCAGACGATATGTCTCAATTGTACGAGTCCATCGATAATGCCGACGTCGTTGTTTTCGCAACGCCCCTTTACTGGTATAGCTGGAGCGCACAAATTAAAGCGGTTTGGGATAGAATGTTGCCCTATATGTCAGACAAGGCAAAAACCACCGTTAAGGGCAAGCAAAGCGTATTATTAGTCACGGCCGGAGACGAACGCGAAGACGTCTTTGCCGCAGTTTTGGAATCCTTCGACAGATCCGCATCCCTTTTAGGGCTCAAGTTGGCAGGCAAAATATGTGCCCACAATGTTTACGATATTGGAGATATAGAAGAGGGAAATTGGCTAGATCAAGCCAAAGACTTGGGAGCATCCGTCGGCAAAGCTAGTTAG
- a CDS encoding ECF transporter S component, with amino-acid sequence MTSSQGSAKEVALGALFAAIVAVATIIHVPVPGYRIYFNLGEGVIYCVAMLMGAKYGAICGGIGGALADIVLGYPLWAPFTFVIKGIEGFVVGKMRENRKRAVIAGACVMIAGYTLVAGILYGWKVAPIEFLTDLAQTGVGAIIALVILPYIEGPIRKLLGRQ; translated from the coding sequence ATGACTTCTTCACAGGGAAGCGCCAAGGAAGTGGCATTGGGTGCTCTTTTTGCGGCAATTGTAGCGGTAGCAACAATAATTCATGTCCCCGTGCCTGGATATAGGATTTATTTTAATTTAGGCGAAGGCGTTATATATTGTGTTGCTATGTTGATGGGGGCAAAATATGGAGCTATTTGCGGGGGTATCGGAGGAGCTCTTGCCGATATTGTGCTTGGCTATCCCCTATGGGCACCTTTTACTTTCGTGATCAAGGGAATCGAGGGTTTTGTGGTTGGGAAAATGCGAGAGAATCGAAAAAGGGCAGTGATAGCGGGCGCATGCGTAATGATTGCAGGATATACATTGGTTGCAGGTATTCTATATGGATGGAAGGTTGCTCCCATTGAGTTTCTCACCGATTTGGCCCAAACCGGCGTAGGTGCGATAATAGCTCTGGTCATTCTGCCCTATATCGAAGGGCCTATTAGAAAGCTTCTTGGAAGACAGTAG
- a CDS encoding ArsR/SmtB family transcription factor: MDMETQGKKATLLKAMGHPVRIEIIELLGNKEMCACEIASLFDCDRTTVSKHLAILKDLEIIEQRREGLYIYYRLKLHCLVPMLQCIEHAIFGDPVKIQFDCKCSCSQDNCEI; the protein is encoded by the coding sequence ATGGATATGGAAACTCAAGGCAAAAAGGCGACGCTGTTAAAGGCCATGGGGCATCCAGTCCGTATCGAAATCATCGAACTGTTGGGCAATAAGGAGATGTGTGCCTGTGAAATTGCAAGTTTATTTGACTGCGACAGGACTACTGTGAGCAAACATTTGGCCATCCTGAAAGATTTGGAAATTATCGAGCAAAGACGAGAGGGTTTATATATTTACTACAGACTTAAATTGCATTGCTTAGTTCCCATGCTTCAGTGTATAGAGCATGCCATTTTTGGCGATCCGGTGAAAATTCAATTTGACTGTAAATGTTCGTGCTCCCAAGATAACTGCGAAATTTAA